One genomic region from Longimicrobiales bacterium encodes:
- a CDS encoding molybdopterin-dependent oxidoreductase, whose protein sequence is MELSRRSFLKLSGAASAIGGVAAFGVSLTPARARAQALRISDSRTVPSICPFCSVGCATLIHVREGEIINIEGDPRSPHNEGTLCPKGAAIYQLHKNPNRPQKVLHRRPGASGWEEMELEAAMDRVAELIRQTRDETFIEALPNGRRVNCTTSIFALGGATLDNEFNHLAQKFCRGLGIVAIENQARIUHSSSVPGLGTRLGRGAATTYPRNLEHTDCLVIMGSNMAECHPVAFRWPMKAKVNGAKIIHVDPRFTRTSAVADLHAPIRAGSDIAFLGGLINYVMSSDRWNTDPFFRDYVVNFTNAATLVNEDFRDTEDLDGRFSGLMQYTEPAAWQYNAFVGAYATETWQYDRGAGEPGETIGTAGQLASGRPAATVQSGELPEGQREGEPGPAPELGPGYDDLVRSLRQPQARTDPTLRHPRCVLQVVRRHFSRYTPEVVEQICGTPRAKFIAVAETLLENSGRDRTSAFAYAVAWTQHTNGVQTISCAALLQLLLGNMGRPGGGIMALRGHAAIQGSTDVPTLYHSIHGYMSAPSALKQHDSLEDYLRTETAPGGYWANTPKFMVSYLKSFYGDAATPANDFGYDWHPKILGDHSHMAMFSAMADGNVRGMLCVGQNPATSLNARVEREGMRRLDWLVVKDNWLTETATHWYTAPEVQDGSVDVGDIQTEVFFFPSTQIAEYDGSFTNTQRMLQWHFMAARAPGDCRTDTWFYHNLAKRLKQAYASSTLPRDQGWRNTLWDFDPDPGTEPIYPGEPDAAKILREINGYQTGRPNDHLPGFAALRDDGSTTCASWIYSGCFPAPDNNLTAARNPDPPNQPGAHLGWGYAWPANRRVLYNRASADPDGNPWSERKRWVWWDGSRWMGYDVPDFAATKAPTDPGDPGGIGLDALSGTDAFIMKGDGKGWLFVPAGLADGPLPVHYEPMESPVQNLLYPRQQSSPVLKYWRRTGNAVAEPGDPEFPYVITTYRLTEHYLSGSMSRWLPWLSELMPELFIEIGTALAQEKGIANRDRVVVTTPRARIEARALVTNRIGVMQVAGRTIHHVGMPWHWGWMGLARGDVVNELTAFVGDPNVSIHEGKAFVCNVEKA, encoded by the coding sequence ATGGAGCTTTCCCGCCGTTCCTTCCTGAAGCTCTCCGGCGCGGCGAGCGCCATCGGCGGCGTGGCCGCCTTCGGTGTCAGTCTCACCCCTGCACGCGCGCGCGCACAGGCGTTGCGCATCAGTGACAGTCGCACGGTCCCGAGCATCTGCCCGTTCTGCTCGGTCGGCTGCGCGACGCTGATCCATGTGCGCGAGGGTGAGATCATCAATATCGAGGGGGATCCGCGCTCGCCGCACAACGAGGGCACGCTCTGCCCGAAGGGCGCCGCGATCTACCAGCTTCACAAGAATCCGAACCGGCCGCAGAAGGTGCTGCACCGTCGTCCGGGTGCGAGCGGCTGGGAGGAAATGGAGCTGGAAGCGGCAATGGACCGTGTTGCGGAGCTGATCCGTCAGACGCGGGACGAGACGTTCATCGAGGCGTTGCCGAACGGCAGGCGGGTGAACTGCACGACATCGATCTTTGCGCTCGGTGGTGCGACGCTGGACAACGAGTTCAACCACCTCGCGCAGAAGTTCTGCCGGGGCCTCGGCATTGTCGCGATAGAAAACCAGGCCAGGATATGACACAGCTCCAGCGTCCCCGGTCTGGGGACACGGCTCGGTAGAGGCGCAGCGACGACGTACCCGCGCAACCTGGAGCACACGGACTGCCTGGTCATCATGGGCTCCAACATGGCGGAGTGCCACCCCGTGGCGTTCCGCTGGCCGATGAAGGCGAAGGTCAACGGCGCGAAGATCATCCACGTCGATCCGCGCTTCACGCGCACCAGTGCGGTCGCCGACCTGCACGCGCCGATCCGTGCGGGCAGCGACATCGCGTTCCTCGGCGGGCTGATCAACTACGTGATGAGCAGCGACCGCTGGAACACCGATCCCTTCTTCCGCGACTACGTCGTCAACTTCACCAACGCTGCCACGCTGGTGAACGAGGACTTCCGTGATACGGAGGACCTCGACGGCCGCTTCTCGGGGCTGATGCAGTACACCGAGCCAGCGGCCTGGCAGTACAATGCGTTCGTCGGTGCGTACGCGACGGAGACGTGGCAGTACGACCGAGGCGCGGGCGAGCCGGGAGAGACGATCGGCACGGCGGGCCAGCTTGCCTCCGGTCGCCCGGCGGCGACCGTGCAATCGGGCGAGCTTCCCGAGGGTCAGCGCGAGGGGGAGCCCGGGCCGGCCCCGGAGCTCGGCCCGGGCTACGACGACCTGGTCCGCTCGCTGCGCCAGCCGCAGGCACGCACGGACCCCACGCTCCGCCATCCGCGCTGCGTGCTGCAAGTCGTGCGTCGCCACTTCTCCCGCTACACGCCGGAGGTGGTCGAGCAGATCTGCGGCACCCCGCGCGCGAAGTTCATTGCGGTGGCGGAAACGCTCCTCGAGAACTCGGGGCGTGACCGCACGAGCGCCTTTGCCTACGCGGTTGCGTGGACGCAGCACACCAACGGGGTGCAGACGATCTCGTGCGCCGCGCTGCTGCAGCTGCTGCTCGGCAACATGGGTCGTCCGGGCGGTGGCATCATGGCGCTGCGCGGTCACGCGGCGATCCAGGGCTCGACGGATGTGCCGACGCTGTATCACAGCATTCACGGCTACATGTCGGCCCCGTCGGCGCTCAAGCAGCACGACTCGCTCGAGGACTACCTGCGCACCGAGACCGCACCCGGCGGCTACTGGGCGAACACGCCGAAGTTCATGGTCTCGTATCTCAAGTCGTTTTACGGCGACGCTGCCACGCCGGCCAACGACTTCGGCTACGACTGGCACCCGAAGATCCTGGGCGATCACTCGCACATGGCGATGTTCTCCGCCATGGCGGACGGCAACGTGCGCGGCATGCTGTGCGTCGGGCAGAACCCGGCGACGTCGCTCAATGCGCGCGTCGAACGCGAGGGGATGCGTCGTCTGGACTGGCTCGTCGTCAAGGACAACTGGCTGACGGAAACCGCGACGCACTGGTACACCGCGCCGGAGGTGCAGGACGGCAGCGTCGACGTCGGTGACATCCAGACGGAGGTCTTCTTCTTCCCGTCGACACAGATCGCGGAGTACGACGGCTCCTTCACGAACACGCAGCGCATGCTGCAGTGGCATTTCATGGCCGCCAGGGCGCCGGGCGACTGCCGCACGGACACGTGGTTCTATCACAACCTGGCGAAGCGGCTGAAGCAGGCGTACGCGAGCAGCACGCTGCCGCGTGACCAGGGCTGGCGGAACACGCTCTGGGATTTCGATCCGGATCCCGGAACCGAGCCGATCTATCCGGGTGAGCCGGATGCCGCGAAGATCCTGCGCGAGATCAATGGCTACCAGACGGGGCGGCCGAACGATCATCTCCCCGGCTTTGCCGCGCTGCGCGACGACGGCTCGACCACCTGCGCGTCCTGGATCTACAGCGGCTGCTTCCCCGCGCCGGACAACAACCTGACGGCGGCGCGCAACCCGGATCCGCCCAATCAGCCGGGTGCGCACCTCGGGTGGGGGTACGCCTGGCCGGCGAATCGCCGCGTGCTGTACAACCGCGCCTCTGCCGATCCGGATGGCAACCCGTGGAGCGAGCGCAAGCGCTGGGTCTGGTGGGACGGCTCACGGTGGATGGGCTATGACGTGCCGGACTTCGCGGCCACCAAGGCACCGACGGATCCCGGCGACCCGGGCGGCATCGGGCTCGATGCGCTGTCGGGCACGGATGCCTTCATCATGAAGGGCGATGGCAAGGGCTGGCTTTTCGTGCCGGCAGGGCTCGCGGATGGCCCGCTCCCCGTGCACTACGAGCCGATGGAGTCGCCCGTGCAGAACCTGCTGTACCCGCGCCAGCAGAGCTCGCCGGTGCTGAAGTACTGGCGGCGTACGGGCAACGCGGTCGCGGAGCCGGGTGATCCCGAGTTCCCATACGTGATCACCACCTACCGCCTGACGGAGCACTACCTGTCCGGCTCGATGAGCCGCTGGCTGCCCTGGCTCTCGGAGCTGATGCCGGAGCTGTTCATCGAGATCGGCACCGCGCTCGCGCAGGAGAAGGGGATCGCGAACCGTGATCGCGTCGTCGTGACCACGCCGCGTGCGCGCATCGAAGCGCGTGCGCTGGTCACCAACCGCATCGGCGTGATGCAGGTCGCGGGCAGGACCATCCATCACGTCGGCATGCCGTGGCACTGGGGATGGATGGGGCTCGCGCGCGGCGACGTCGTCAACGAGCTGACCGCGTTCGTGGGTGATCCGAACGTTTCGATCCACGAGGGCAAGGCATTCGTCTGCAACGTGGAGAAGGCCTGA
- a CDS encoding 4Fe-4S dicluster domain-containing protein: protein MAVLRTLPVLSQTRPQRPHYYGREFGVTDPLAALLGEQQPSSGARTGQQPTAGQPRAAQQDTAGTGVPTGRSGAPSAPATETAPHSATPGTVAATGPMYWHGGPEAQPMGFFTDTTVCIGCKACEVACKNWNQLPAAGGGEWEMSGESYDNTLRLDGIHWRHVKFVEQFPNAYNGRWLLMSDVCKHCVQAGCLEVCPTGAIIRTEFDTVVIQSDVCNGCRACIAACPFGVIDMNPASGTAQKCTLCYDRISVGLEPACSKACPTDSIQFGTVDELRERAEQRVQKLRAEGMTDAYLYGADPDGPLGGLNAFFLLIDDPEVYGLPRNPQMPSRNLVNSSALGVAGAAALGALAAIGIRKRRMDDMAGHRYDDDVPPPPDDDVPPPPRVVT from the coding sequence ATGGCGGTACTGCGCACACTCCCGGTTCTGAGCCAGACGCGGCCGCAGCGTCCGCACTATTACGGTCGCGAGTTCGGCGTCACCGACCCGCTCGCCGCGCTGCTCGGCGAGCAGCAGCCATCGAGCGGCGCCCGCACCGGCCAGCAGCCGACGGCCGGACAGCCCCGCGCAGCGCAGCAGGACACCGCAGGCACCGGCGTGCCGACCGGCCGCAGCGGAGCCCCGAGTGCGCCCGCGACGGAGACCGCGCCGCACTCGGCGACGCCCGGCACCGTTGCCGCGACCGGCCCGATGTACTGGCACGGCGGGCCGGAAGCGCAGCCCATGGGGTTCTTCACGGACACGACGGTCTGCATCGGCTGCAAGGCGTGCGAGGTCGCGTGCAAGAACTGGAACCAGCTGCCAGCCGCGGGTGGCGGCGAGTGGGAGATGTCGGGCGAAAGCTACGACAACACCCTGCGCCTGGACGGCATCCACTGGCGGCACGTCAAGTTCGTCGAGCAGTTCCCCAACGCGTACAACGGGCGCTGGCTGCTGATGAGCGACGTCTGCAAGCACTGCGTGCAGGCCGGCTGCCTCGAGGTGTGCCCGACGGGCGCGATCATCCGCACCGAGTTCGACACGGTCGTGATCCAGTCCGACGTGTGCAACGGCTGTCGTGCGTGCATCGCGGCGTGCCCGTTCGGGGTCATCGACATGAACCCGGCGTCCGGGACCGCCCAGAAGTGCACGCTGTGCTACGACCGCATCAGCGTCGGTCTCGAGCCGGCATGCTCCAAGGCGTGCCCCACCGACTCGATCCAGTTCGGCACCGTCGATGAGCTGCGTGAGCGTGCCGAGCAGCGTGTGCAGAAGCTGCGCGCGGAAGGGATGACGGACGCGTACCTGTACGGCGCCGACCCGGATGGTCCGCTGGGTGGATTGAACGCGTTCTTCCTGCTGATCGACGACCCGGAGGTGTACGGCCTGCCTCGCAACCCGCAGATGCCGAGTCGCAACCTGGTCAACAGCTCGGCGCTCGGCGTCGCGGGTGCGGCGGCGCTCGGCGCCCTGGCCGCGATCGGGATCCGCAAGCGTCGCATGGACGACATGGCCGGGCACCGCTACGACGATGACGTGCCGCCGCCGCCGGACGACGACGTCCCGCCGCCGCCGCGCGTCGTGACCTGA
- the nrfD gene encoding NrfD/PsrC family molybdoenzyme membrane anchor subunit, whose protein sequence is MLPDTWYTASPEWSLFIIPYFFIGGIAGGSYFIAAALHWLGRPHDRPIVRIGYVVAALGAIISGLLLIVDLHRPLRFWHMLFQSERFPLPVFKPWSPMSIGSWALFLFGAIATLSAIGALADDGRIRWRNLRVLYDSTLGKILALFGAAFGFFVASYTGVLLAVSNRPIWADTQFLGVLFLTSAASTAAATLILLALWRRETRADASTVEFLTWFDGWALILELVVLAFFLLSLGSVASVWLSWRGIVLLLFVVVLGILIPLTLHLRPNFMGERWRGNRIAIGAVLVLIGGFMLRFIILIGSETIHGPHSGVQMTSTVPWP, encoded by the coding sequence ATGCTGCCTGATACCTGGTATACCGCGTCGCCGGAGTGGTCGCTCTTCATCATTCCGTACTTCTTCATCGGCGGCATCGCGGGCGGCTCGTACTTCATCGCTGCCGCGCTGCACTGGCTCGGCCGCCCGCATGACCGGCCCATCGTGCGCATCGGCTACGTCGTCGCCGCACTGGGCGCGATCATCAGCGGGCTGCTGCTCATCGTCGACCTGCACCGGCCGCTCCGGTTCTGGCACATGCTCTTCCAGTCGGAACGCTTCCCGCTGCCCGTCTTCAAGCCCTGGTCACCGATGTCGATCGGCTCCTGGGCGCTGTTCCTGTTCGGCGCGATCGCGACCCTGTCCGCGATCGGTGCGCTGGCCGATGACGGTCGCATTCGCTGGCGAAACCTGCGAGTGCTCTACGACAGCACGCTCGGCAAGATCCTCGCACTGTTCGGCGCCGCGTTCGGCTTCTTCGTCGCGAGCTACACGGGCGTGCTGCTCGCCGTCTCCAACCGTCCGATCTGGGCAGACACGCAGTTCCTCGGCGTCCTGTTCCTGACGTCCGCCGCATCGACTGCCGCCGCCACGCTGATCCTGCTCGCGCTCTGGCGACGCGAGACACGTGCTGACGCCTCGACCGTCGAGTTCCTGACCTGGTTCGACGGCTGGGCGCTGATCCTCGAGCTCGTCGTGCTGGCGTTCTTCCTGCTCTCGCTCGGCAGCGTCGCGAGTGTGTGGCTGAGCTGGCGCGGCATCGTCCTGTTGCTGTTCGTCGTGGTGCTCGGCATCCTGATCCCGCTGACGCTGCACCTGCGGCCGAACTTCATGGGCGAGCGATGGCGCGGCAACCGCATCGCGATCGGTGCGGTACTCGTGCTGATCGGCGGCTTCATGCTGCGTTTCATCATCCTGATCGGATCGGAAACCATTCACGGCCCGCACAGCGGGGTGCAGATGACGTCGACAGTGCCATGGCCATGA